A stretch of Anaeromyxobacter dehalogenans 2CP-1 DNA encodes these proteins:
- a CDS encoding MarR family winged helix-turn-helix transcriptional regulator produces the protein MRSTPARPGPGPAADARRVRELLVRLSRRGSLRDPIGGSGHGLDLSPVQVHALLWLGLGGALTMGELARHVAVTEKTITGVVDRLERDGLVQRARSRDDRRVVRVSLAARGEAAWRALDAEISARLEGLLALLEPRDRRDLVRILVRLDERLGPAAEAAAPGPARARPPRGAGGRQHERREDA, from the coding sequence ATGCGGAGTACCCCCGCCCGCCCCGGCCCCGGCCCGGCCGCCGACGCCCGCCGCGTCCGCGAGCTGCTGGTGCGCCTGTCGCGCCGCGGCTCGCTCCGCGATCCGATCGGCGGCAGCGGCCACGGGCTCGACCTCTCCCCGGTGCAGGTGCACGCGCTGCTCTGGCTCGGCCTGGGCGGCGCGCTCACCATGGGCGAGCTGGCGCGGCACGTGGCGGTGACCGAGAAGACCATCACCGGCGTGGTGGACCGGCTGGAGCGCGACGGGCTGGTGCAGCGCGCGCGCAGCCGCGACGATCGCCGGGTGGTGCGGGTGTCGCTCGCCGCGCGCGGCGAGGCGGCCTGGCGCGCGCTCGACGCGGAGATCTCGGCGCGCCTGGAGGGCCTGCTCGCGCTGCTGGAGCCGCGCGACCGGCGCGACCTGGTCCGCATCCTGGTCCGGCTGGACGAGCGGCTCGGGCCGGCGGCGGAGGCCGCCGCCCCGGGGCCGGCGCGCGCGCGGCCGCCCCGCGGCGCGGGCGGAAGGCAACACGAACGGCGGGAGGACGCATGA
- a CDS encoding GAF domain-containing protein, producing MRSHDARAAAMGGTGHAGGVIHVPAVADEPAPAPGDLASLTQAQRAERALAEGKREPEIPIERAFLQAALDFRQTLRVLVSAVVPRFADWCFVDLIDGDGIPRRVEVAHGDPTKAPLAQEMRSIAFGPGWATPGAQTIRDRAPRLFRQVTTEVMEWATHGERHLAVLRAIKPNSLLSVPLVARDRVIGSITLIRSAMLPGLDESDLLFAEALAEPAALALDNARWYQVEKAGRGAALEEADRERHDRVEAQRGVLRLRRIESVSASLASVLAPQAIARVAVENGLSVLEPATAMVVRAAPGASVLEVLHCQGWADDLTIDLRELRADSPALLAEAYRIQTAIWVSNPEALAHSYPNAAELALRVGDRAWAAVPLRCDGRTVGALGLGFAHPRDLDADEKRFVLTVAQIVAQALERARLRDEAR from the coding sequence ATGCGGTCTCACGACGCACGGGCGGCGGCGATGGGCGGGACGGGCCACGCCGGCGGGGTGATCCACGTCCCGGCGGTCGCCGACGAGCCCGCCCCCGCGCCGGGGGACCTGGCGAGCCTCACGCAGGCGCAGCGCGCGGAGCGCGCGCTGGCCGAGGGCAAGCGGGAGCCGGAGATCCCCATCGAGCGCGCGTTCCTGCAGGCGGCGCTCGACTTCCGGCAGACGCTGCGCGTGCTGGTCTCGGCGGTGGTGCCGCGGTTCGCCGACTGGTGCTTCGTGGACCTCATCGACGGCGACGGGATCCCGCGCCGCGTCGAGGTCGCGCACGGCGATCCGACCAAGGCGCCGCTCGCCCAGGAGATGCGCTCGATCGCGTTCGGGCCGGGCTGGGCCACCCCCGGCGCGCAGACCATCCGCGACCGCGCCCCGCGCCTGTTCCGGCAGGTGACGACCGAGGTGATGGAGTGGGCCACCCACGGCGAGCGCCACCTGGCGGTGCTGCGCGCCATCAAGCCCAACTCGCTCCTCTCGGTGCCGCTCGTCGCGCGCGACCGGGTCATCGGCTCCATCACGCTCATCCGCTCGGCCATGCTCCCGGGCCTGGACGAGTCGGACCTGCTGTTCGCCGAGGCGCTGGCCGAGCCGGCCGCGCTCGCGCTCGACAACGCGCGCTGGTACCAGGTCGAGAAGGCCGGGCGCGGGGCCGCGCTGGAGGAGGCGGACCGCGAGCGGCACGACCGCGTCGAGGCGCAGCGCGGGGTGCTGCGGCTGCGGCGGATCGAGTCGGTCTCGGCCAGCCTCGCCTCGGTGCTTGCGCCGCAGGCCATCGCGCGGGTGGCGGTGGAGAACGGGCTCTCGGTGCTGGAGCCGGCCACCGCCATGGTGGTCCGCGCCGCGCCCGGCGCGAGCGTGCTCGAGGTGCTGCACTGCCAGGGCTGGGCGGACGACCTGACCATCGACCTGCGCGAGCTGCGGGCGGACTCGCCGGCGCTGCTCGCCGAGGCCTACCGCATCCAGACCGCGATCTGGGTCTCCAACCCCGAGGCGCTGGCGCACTCCTACCCGAACGCCGCCGAGCTCGCGCTCCGGGTGGGCGACCGCGCCTGGGCGGCGGTGCCGCTCCGCTGCGACGGCCGCACGGTCGGCGCGCTGGGCCTCGGGTTCGCGCACCCGCGCGACCTCGACGCCGACGAGAAGCGCTTCGTGCTCACGGTGGCGCAGATCGTGGCGCAGGCGCTCGAGCGCGCCCGGCTCCGCGACGAGGCGCGGTAG
- a CDS encoding TolC family protein — translation MNALITAALALALAQTPGTPSTPAPAPATPPAPDAAPVAAPAPVALPVLTLDDALAAAAAQNLDLKAAQARLRQADELSWKAWSGYLPQVTASGTYTRNETEAVLPAGSLGPGSPKITIQAQDQLNGLVEATQALLAPQLLFAIPNASRAEEIARLNVETARREVLFGVAQAYYGAASLRRAMEVSERLLEIAARQEKDARVRYQAGAIAKVGLLRAEIDRARAEQDVKRSQNAFASARIALATLLDRRPDFDVVDPPEPVLAGDADALVAAALRDRPDVQAARLNVELQRGARNQAVARYLPNLGAFGRYTLANEAGFTGTNHAWAAGLALQWKVLDGGLRESDIREANAKIDEANASSGSAELKARQEVEQAYLDLESARANAAKAKEQRDLAAENQRLVDVAFRAGTATAVEQADATAQLRTAEVGQITESLTAQLAALRVLKAAGAFHPTRR, via the coding sequence ATGAACGCACTGATCACCGCGGCGCTGGCGCTGGCGCTCGCGCAGACGCCCGGGACCCCTTCGACGCCCGCGCCCGCGCCGGCGACGCCGCCCGCGCCCGACGCAGCGCCGGTCGCCGCCCCCGCGCCGGTCGCGCTGCCGGTGCTCACGCTCGACGACGCGCTCGCCGCTGCCGCCGCGCAGAACCTGGATCTCAAGGCGGCGCAGGCGCGGCTGCGCCAGGCCGACGAGCTCTCCTGGAAGGCGTGGTCCGGGTACCTGCCGCAGGTCACCGCCAGCGGCACCTACACGCGCAACGAGACCGAGGCGGTGCTGCCGGCCGGCTCGCTCGGACCCGGCTCTCCGAAGATCACCATCCAGGCGCAGGACCAGCTGAACGGGCTGGTCGAGGCGACCCAGGCGCTGCTCGCGCCGCAGCTCCTGTTCGCCATCCCCAACGCGAGCCGGGCCGAGGAGATCGCCCGGCTGAACGTGGAGACGGCGCGGCGCGAGGTGCTGTTCGGGGTGGCGCAGGCGTACTACGGCGCCGCCTCGCTGCGGCGGGCCATGGAGGTGTCCGAGCGGCTGCTCGAGATCGCCGCGCGGCAGGAGAAGGACGCCCGGGTGCGCTACCAGGCAGGCGCCATCGCCAAGGTGGGCCTGCTGCGCGCCGAGATCGACCGGGCCCGCGCCGAGCAGGACGTGAAGCGCTCGCAGAACGCGTTCGCCTCCGCGCGCATCGCGCTCGCGACGCTGCTCGACCGCCGGCCGGACTTCGACGTGGTCGATCCGCCCGAGCCGGTGCTGGCCGGCGACGCGGACGCGCTGGTCGCGGCGGCGCTGCGGGATCGCCCCGACGTGCAGGCGGCCCGCCTCAACGTGGAGCTGCAGCGCGGCGCCCGGAACCAGGCGGTGGCGCGGTACCTGCCGAACCTGGGCGCGTTCGGCCGCTACACGCTCGCGAACGAGGCCGGCTTCACCGGCACGAACCACGCCTGGGCGGCGGGCCTGGCGCTGCAGTGGAAGGTGCTCGACGGCGGCCTGCGCGAGTCGGACATCCGCGAGGCGAACGCGAAGATCGACGAGGCGAACGCGTCGAGCGGGAGCGCCGAGCTGAAGGCGCGGCAGGAGGTGGAGCAGGCCTACCTCGACCTGGAGAGCGCCCGCGCCAACGCCGCGAAGGCGAAGGAGCAGCGCGACCTCGCCGCCGAGAACCAGCGCCTGGTGGACGTCGCGTTCCGGGCCGGCACCGCGACCGCGGTGGAGCAGGCGGACGCGACCGCCCAGCTCCGCACCGCCGAGGTCGGCCAGATCACCGAGTCGCTGACCGCGCAGCTCGCGGCGCTGCGGGTGCTGAAGGCGGCCGGCGCGTTCCACCCGACCCGGCGCTGA
- a CDS encoding tetratricopeptide repeat protein produces the protein MRVTCPHCKAAYKIDDARVTPAGVKVRCPRCHQSFPVRRPDDEAAAVPLPGGEAASAAGVPLPAPPSATTGGIPLPPPSGTGSTSGTGSTSGTGSIPLPPPDAAQAGEPSAFALGPAPEAPSPFAFGPAPEAPSPFALGPAPEPALTGAAGTPAPVELPAPAGADDAPLGFGEVDFSGGTAAPPSGDTPDALDAGPAPVDDADIVVDEPGPDADPFAGAAAGVPFAAAPAGGLGMGGPGGPSGAARAGASEELEMLFGDAARPAPATGGDGYQVRRRSGKVFGPFSEAQIAEMLSKGELLGNEDVSADGATFEALSAVPAFAAELERLAAQEAAHAPPVAAARPPGGQPFGDRMAAAKVVEGEREPLARRLAKPLAAGLAVAAVLAIGVGAGLTGHGWFFTGHLRGGDAKVLAPKLAGARAALARGDHASERSALDLAAQAVAADAGSAEAAALHAMAVAALERRHAAPGPALDQARRAAEALERDDPGSLPALEARLAVALATAPGAGTAAAEAALGAALARARPDPQAFALLGEAALARGDAVKAAAAFQRLGGLEQGPRAPMGLARAALLRGKPDEARPTLEKLAAADAAYLPARLELAVLAEAAGDVGGARTHLAPVLADAAQPRLAPLERGRARMVEAALLDRSAATAADAEKALLAALDADPRLAAARAALVRQRLRRGDAAGAVAASDPVAAEAASDPELAAARVRALALAGRALDAAQLADQALRAAPGTPALLVAKAVALSAAGKPQEAAALYGEALARDAEAVEPRVALGRLALARGDLPAAREALAQAVEKGPRDPAAHAALGELRAADGDAAGAEAAYRAALALDAEHAAAVLGLARLAQARGDVAAARDGLVRALALEPRSAEAQLALGTLEWSARDLAKAEAALAIAVDLQPRNAAALTRLGAVKLERGDAEAAVKLLGAATSEAPGAGEAQLWFGRALLARGETPAALVRLRKAVELSPGAAEPRLELGQALERSGALQEAIDAYQAAAAAAPALPDPHERTALLYTANGRCDLALAPLARAIELAPRATRLRVELGECQGKLGKHADAVRTLRAAQRADPAAAQVLYPLAREVHQADGARAALPLYERAAREDPKNAMPHYFLGYAYKERSQRERAIQAFRTFLALKPDAPERRDIEAEIEDLGGAR, from the coding sequence ATGAGGGTCACCTGCCCGCACTGCAAGGCCGCGTACAAGATCGATGACGCGCGGGTCACGCCGGCCGGCGTCAAGGTCCGCTGTCCCAGATGTCACCAGTCCTTCCCGGTGCGTCGACCGGACGACGAGGCCGCCGCCGTCCCCCTGCCCGGGGGAGAGGCGGCGTCCGCCGCCGGGGTGCCGCTCCCCGCGCCGCCCTCCGCGACGACCGGCGGGATCCCGCTGCCACCCCCGTCCGGCACCGGCAGCACGTCCGGCACCGGCAGCACGTCCGGCACCGGCAGCATCCCGCTCCCGCCGCCCGACGCGGCCCAGGCCGGCGAGCCCTCTGCCTTCGCGCTCGGGCCCGCACCGGAGGCGCCGTCGCCATTCGCGTTCGGGCCCGCACCGGAGGCGCCGTCGCCGTTCGCGCTCGGCCCCGCGCCCGAGCCTGCCCTCACCGGTGCGGCCGGCACGCCCGCGCCGGTGGAGCTGCCCGCGCCCGCCGGCGCGGACGATGCGCCGCTCGGGTTCGGCGAGGTGGACTTCTCGGGCGGGACGGCGGCGCCGCCGTCCGGCGACACGCCGGACGCGCTCGACGCCGGGCCGGCTCCGGTGGACGACGCCGACATCGTGGTGGACGAGCCCGGGCCCGACGCGGATCCGTTCGCGGGCGCCGCGGCCGGGGTCCCGTTCGCCGCCGCGCCCGCGGGCGGCCTGGGCATGGGCGGCCCGGGCGGCCCGAGCGGCGCGGCGCGCGCCGGCGCCAGCGAGGAGCTGGAGATGCTCTTCGGCGACGCGGCGCGGCCGGCCCCGGCGACGGGCGGCGACGGCTACCAAGTGCGCCGCCGCTCGGGCAAGGTGTTCGGCCCGTTCAGCGAGGCCCAGATCGCCGAGATGCTCTCGAAGGGCGAGCTGCTCGGCAACGAGGACGTGTCCGCCGACGGCGCCACGTTCGAGGCGCTCTCGGCGGTGCCCGCGTTCGCGGCCGAGCTGGAGCGGCTCGCGGCGCAGGAGGCCGCGCACGCGCCGCCGGTCGCCGCGGCCCGCCCGCCCGGCGGGCAGCCGTTCGGCGATCGGATGGCCGCGGCCAAGGTGGTGGAGGGGGAGCGCGAGCCGCTGGCCCGGCGCCTCGCGAAGCCGCTCGCGGCCGGCCTCGCCGTCGCCGCGGTGCTGGCGATCGGCGTGGGAGCCGGGCTCACCGGCCACGGCTGGTTCTTCACCGGTCACCTGCGCGGCGGCGACGCGAAGGTGCTCGCCCCGAAGCTCGCCGGCGCGCGCGCCGCCCTCGCCCGCGGCGACCACGCCTCGGAGCGGAGCGCGCTCGACCTCGCCGCCCAGGCGGTGGCGGCCGACGCCGGGTCGGCGGAGGCCGCGGCGCTCCACGCCATGGCCGTGGCCGCGCTGGAGCGGCGCCACGCGGCGCCCGGCCCCGCGCTCGACCAGGCCCGCCGCGCGGCGGAGGCGCTGGAGCGCGACGACCCGGGCAGCCTCCCGGCGCTGGAGGCGCGCCTGGCGGTGGCGCTCGCGACCGCCCCGGGCGCCGGCACCGCCGCGGCCGAGGCCGCGCTGGGCGCGGCGCTCGCCCGGGCGAGGCCGGACCCGCAGGCGTTCGCGCTGCTCGGAGAGGCGGCGCTGGCGCGCGGCGACGCGGTGAAGGCGGCCGCCGCGTTCCAGCGGCTGGGCGGCCTGGAGCAGGGGCCGCGCGCGCCCATGGGGCTCGCCCGCGCCGCGCTCCTGCGTGGCAAGCCCGACGAGGCGCGGCCGACGCTCGAGAAGCTCGCCGCCGCCGACGCGGCCTACCTGCCGGCCCGCCTCGAGCTGGCGGTGCTGGCCGAGGCGGCCGGCGACGTGGGGGGCGCGCGGACGCACCTCGCGCCGGTGCTCGCCGACGCGGCCCAGCCGCGCCTCGCGCCGCTGGAGCGGGGCCGGGCGCGCATGGTGGAGGCGGCGCTGCTCGACCGCTCGGCGGCCACCGCGGCGGACGCGGAGAAGGCGCTGCTCGCGGCGCTCGACGCGGACCCGCGCCTCGCGGCCGCCCGCGCCGCGCTGGTGCGGCAGCGGCTGCGCCGCGGCGACGCGGCCGGGGCGGTGGCGGCCTCCGACCCGGTGGCGGCGGAGGCGGCGTCCGACCCGGAGCTGGCGGCGGCGCGGGTGCGTGCCCTGGCGCTCGCCGGGCGCGCGCTCGACGCGGCCCAGCTCGCGGACCAGGCGCTGCGCGCTGCGCCGGGGACGCCCGCGCTCCTCGTGGCCAAGGCGGTGGCGCTCTCGGCGGCCGGCAAGCCGCAGGAGGCGGCGGCGCTCTATGGCGAGGCGCTGGCGCGCGACGCGGAGGCGGTGGAGCCGCGGGTGGCGCTCGGGCGGCTCGCGCTCGCGCGCGGCGACCTCCCCGCGGCCCGCGAGGCGCTCGCGCAGGCGGTGGAGAAGGGGCCGCGCGACCCGGCCGCGCACGCCGCGCTCGGTGAGCTCCGCGCCGCCGACGGCGACGCGGCCGGCGCCGAGGCGGCGTACCGGGCGGCGCTGGCGCTCGACGCCGAGCACGCCGCGGCGGTGCTCGGCCTGGCCCGCCTCGCCCAGGCGCGCGGCGACGTGGCGGCGGCGCGCGACGGCCTGGTCCGGGCGCTCGCGCTCGAGCCGCGGAGCGCCGAGGCGCAGCTCGCGCTGGGGACGTTGGAGTGGTCGGCGCGCGACCTGGCGAAGGCCGAGGCGGCGCTCGCGATCGCGGTGGACCTGCAGCCGCGCAACGCGGCCGCGCTCACCCGCCTCGGCGCGGTGAAGCTGGAGCGGGGCGACGCCGAGGCGGCGGTGAAGCTGCTCGGCGCCGCCACCAGCGAGGCGCCCGGCGCCGGCGAGGCGCAGCTCTGGTTCGGGCGCGCCCTCCTCGCGCGCGGCGAGACGCCCGCCGCGCTGGTGCGGCTCCGCAAGGCGGTGGAGCTCTCGCCCGGCGCGGCCGAGCCGCGGCTCGAGCTCGGCCAGGCGCTGGAGCGGTCGGGGGCGCTGCAGGAGGCGATCGACGCCTACCAGGCCGCCGCCGCGGCCGCCCCGGCGCTGCCCGACCCGCACGAGCGGACGGCGCTGCTCTACACCGCGAACGGGCGCTGCGACCTGGCGCTCGCGCCGCTCGCGCGGGCCATCGAGCTCGCGCCGCGCGCCACCCGGCTGCGCGTCGAGCTGGGCGAGTGCCAGGGCAAGCTGGGCAAGCACGCCGACGCGGTGCGGACGCTCCGCGCCGCGCAGCGGGCCGACCCCGCCGCGGCGCAGGTGCTGTACCCGCTCGCGCGGGAGGTGCACCAGGCGGACGGGGCGCGCGCTGCGCTGCCGCTGTACGAGCGGGCCGCGCGCGAGGACCCGAAGAACGCGATGCCGCACTACTTCCTCGGGTACGCGTACAAGGAGCGCAGCCAGCGCGAGCGCGCCATCCAGGCGTTCCGCACGTTCCTGGCGCTGAAGCCCGACGCGCCGGAGCGCCGGGACATCGAGGCGGAGATCGAGGACCTGGGCGGCGCGCGCTGA
- a CDS encoding DUF72 domain-containing protein: MIRYGPAGWEYRDWAGVVYPPGEGKRFDRLAYLAPWFSTVEVDATFYRPFPAAVAARWCERVREVPTFRFGAKIWRRFTHEREAYGAEEVAQARAALDRLHEEGRLGAALLQFPWSFKRSEASEEWLRGLFRAFAGLPLALEVRHASWDDPEVLEELAAAGVALVNVDQPRFQRSLAPAARVTAPVAYVRVHGRNHRDWFRKGAPRDARYDYLYGADELAPWAGRIAEMADSPRAPDVYVVTNNHFRGQAPANAKMLEAMVEHRRVAVPPPLLAAYEAALAPFAAPAGDAATGNSATTGA; the protein is encoded by the coding sequence GTGATCCGCTACGGGCCGGCGGGCTGGGAGTACCGGGACTGGGCCGGCGTGGTCTACCCGCCGGGCGAGGGCAAGCGCTTCGATCGCCTGGCGTATCTGGCACCCTGGTTCTCGACCGTCGAGGTGGACGCGACGTTCTACCGGCCGTTCCCGGCGGCGGTGGCGGCGCGCTGGTGCGAGCGGGTGCGCGAGGTCCCCACCTTCCGCTTCGGCGCCAAGATCTGGCGCCGGTTCACGCACGAGCGCGAGGCGTACGGCGCCGAGGAGGTCGCGCAGGCGCGGGCGGCGCTCGATCGCCTGCACGAGGAGGGCAGGCTCGGCGCGGCGCTGCTCCAGTTCCCGTGGTCGTTCAAGCGGAGCGAGGCGTCGGAGGAGTGGCTGCGCGGGCTGTTCCGCGCGTTCGCCGGCCTGCCGCTCGCGCTCGAGGTGCGCCACGCCTCGTGGGACGACCCGGAGGTCCTCGAGGAGCTGGCCGCGGCGGGCGTGGCGCTCGTGAACGTGGACCAGCCGCGCTTCCAGCGCTCGCTCGCGCCGGCCGCGCGGGTCACGGCGCCGGTGGCCTACGTGCGCGTGCACGGCCGCAACCACCGCGACTGGTTCCGCAAGGGCGCGCCGCGCGACGCGCGCTACGACTACCTCTACGGCGCCGACGAGCTCGCGCCGTGGGCCGGGCGCATCGCCGAGATGGCCGACTCGCCGCGCGCACCCGACGTGTACGTCGTCACGAACAACCACTTCCGCGGCCAGGCGCCCGCCAACGCGAAGATGCTCGAGGCGATGGTGGAGCACCGCCGCGTGGCGGTGCCGCCGCCGCTCCTCGCCGCCTACGAGGCCGCGCTCGCGCCGTTCGCCGCGCCCGCCGGGGACGCGGCCACCGGGAACTCGGCCACCACCGGCGCGTGA
- a CDS encoding exodeoxyribonuclease III → MKIGTWNVNGIRAREAQVGEFIAREGPDVVCLQEIKAPPSKVPPSLCELEGYWCLWHGETAYSGVALLVRKAIAPERPAFVHPPFDLETRIATCELGGVTVASIYVPNGGKDLAAKLRFLEAMERFAADAQASGRRLVLCGDLNVARTDLDVHPKERKAGAIGQLPEERALFERILSRGLVDVGRALDPANEGLFTWWAPWRNLRQRNIGWRIDYVLASASLAASATRCRVLADFGTSDHAPVVAEFPVAASPAGAANGASAAS, encoded by the coding sequence GTGAAGATCGGCACCTGGAACGTGAACGGCATCCGCGCGCGCGAGGCGCAGGTGGGCGAGTTCATCGCCCGCGAGGGCCCCGACGTCGTCTGCCTGCAGGAGATCAAGGCGCCTCCGTCGAAGGTCCCGCCCTCGCTCTGCGAGCTCGAGGGCTACTGGTGCCTGTGGCACGGCGAGACCGCCTACTCCGGCGTGGCGCTGCTGGTGCGCAAGGCGATCGCACCCGAGCGGCCGGCCTTCGTCCACCCGCCGTTCGACCTCGAGACCCGCATCGCCACCTGCGAGCTGGGCGGCGTCACGGTGGCGTCGATCTACGTCCCGAACGGCGGGAAGGACCTCGCCGCCAAGCTCCGCTTCCTCGAGGCGATGGAGCGCTTCGCCGCCGACGCGCAGGCCTCCGGGCGGCGCCTGGTGCTCTGCGGGGACCTGAACGTCGCGCGCACCGACCTGGACGTTCACCCGAAGGAGCGAAAGGCGGGCGCCATCGGCCAGCTCCCGGAGGAGCGGGCGCTGTTCGAGCGCATCCTGTCGCGCGGCCTGGTGGACGTGGGGCGCGCGCTCGATCCCGCCAACGAGGGGCTGTTCACCTGGTGGGCGCCGTGGCGCAACCTCCGCCAGCGGAACATCGGCTGGCGCATCGACTACGTGCTGGCGAGCGCGTCGCTCGCGGCCAGCGCCACGCGCTGCCGGGTGCTGGCCGACTTCGGCACGAGCGATCACGCGCCGGTGGTGGCCGAGTTCCCGGTGGCCGCGTCCCCGGCGGGCGCGGCGAACGGCGCGAGCGCGGCCTCGTAG
- a CDS encoding GGDEF domain-containing protein, which produces MPVERRSERTWTTLPTTPCAAGRRHAFLLVLAGPQLGDIYPLASDRELVIGRRDDCDLPIHDDGVSRRHAAIRVEGEGALLRDLGSANGTYVDGARAEGEVRLADGGRVSLGGATVLKFAWADELEARWQMKLAEIALLDPLTGVFNRRHLDDRLAAELAAAQRHGRSMSVLLVDVDRFRAVNEAHGQAAGDEALKMVAFVLRGALRREDVLARAGGAAFAVIARETTLAGGRALGERIRRAVARSRCAWQPQDGGEAASIGVKVSVGVAEVAEGRTQREVMESAGRALQLAKQAGRNTVVALPMAPAEGRPDPAQAAMTRGGAAP; this is translated from the coding sequence TTGCCGGTCGAGCGACGGAGCGAGCGCACCTGGACGACACTGCCGACCACGCCCTGCGCGGCGGGGCGGCGCCACGCCTTCCTGCTCGTGCTGGCCGGCCCGCAGCTCGGGGACATCTACCCGCTGGCCTCGGACCGCGAGCTCGTCATCGGCCGGCGCGACGACTGCGACCTCCCCATCCACGACGACGGCGTGTCACGCCGCCACGCGGCCATCCGCGTCGAGGGCGAGGGCGCGCTGCTGCGCGACCTGGGCAGCGCGAACGGCACCTACGTGGACGGCGCGCGCGCCGAGGGCGAGGTGCGGCTCGCCGACGGCGGCCGGGTCAGCCTGGGCGGCGCGACCGTGCTGAAGTTCGCCTGGGCCGACGAGCTCGAGGCGCGCTGGCAGATGAAGCTCGCCGAGATCGCGCTGCTCGACCCGCTCACCGGCGTGTTCAACCGGCGCCACCTCGACGACCGGCTCGCCGCCGAGCTCGCCGCGGCGCAGCGGCACGGCCGGTCCATGTCGGTGCTGCTCGTGGACGTGGACCGGTTCCGGGCCGTGAACGAGGCGCACGGCCAGGCCGCCGGCGACGAGGCGCTGAAGATGGTCGCGTTCGTGCTCCGCGGCGCGCTCCGGCGCGAGGACGTGCTCGCGCGCGCCGGCGGCGCGGCGTTCGCGGTCATCGCCCGGGAGACGACGCTCGCGGGCGGCCGGGCGCTCGGCGAGCGCATCCGGCGCGCGGTGGCGCGGAGCCGCTGCGCGTGGCAGCCGCAGGACGGCGGCGAGGCGGCCTCCATCGGCGTGAAGGTCTCGGTGGGCGTGGCCGAGGTCGCCGAGGGGCGCACGCAGCGCGAGGTGATGGAGTCGGCCGGGCGGGCGCTCCAGCTCGCGAAGCAGGCGGGCCGCAACACCGTGGTCGCGCTCCCGATGGCGCCAGCCGAGGGGCGGCCTGATCCGGCGCAAGCGGCCATGACGCGCGGCGGCGCGGCGCCTTGA
- a CDS encoding lysophospholipid acyltransferase family protein, whose protein sequence is MAELSEAIKARLRAWTFALGGPGTRGRLEKLTPPRNEYGVDPYGFDSEYAVAAIAPLLWLYRKYFRVQVHGLENLPTEGRVVLVSNHSGQLPFDAAMIEVACLIELDPPRAVRALVERWVPTLPFVSTFMARCGQIVGTPENCRRLLAAGEAILVFPEGVRGLNKPFSQRYQLQRFGAGFLRLALESGAPVVPIGVVGAEEQAPALFDLKPLAKLLSFPAFPITPTLLPFPLPSRYHIHFGAPMRFQGSPDEEDEALERKVAEVEGAVRGLLARGLAEREHVYW, encoded by the coding sequence ATGGCCGAGCTGTCCGAGGCGATCAAGGCACGGCTCCGCGCCTGGACCTTCGCGCTCGGCGGCCCCGGGACGCGCGGCCGGCTGGAGAAGCTCACCCCGCCGCGCAACGAGTACGGGGTCGACCCCTACGGCTTCGACAGCGAATACGCGGTGGCCGCCATCGCGCCGCTGCTGTGGCTGTACCGCAAGTACTTCCGGGTCCAGGTCCACGGCCTCGAGAACCTGCCGACCGAGGGCCGGGTGGTGCTCGTGTCGAACCACTCCGGCCAGCTCCCCTTCGACGCGGCCATGATCGAGGTCGCCTGCCTCATCGAGCTCGACCCGCCGCGCGCGGTGCGGGCGCTGGTGGAGCGCTGGGTGCCGACGCTCCCCTTCGTCTCCACGTTCATGGCCCGCTGCGGGCAGATCGTCGGGACGCCGGAGAACTGCCGGCGCCTGCTCGCGGCGGGCGAGGCGATCCTGGTCTTCCCGGAGGGCGTGCGCGGGCTCAACAAGCCGTTCAGCCAGCGCTACCAGCTGCAGCGCTTCGGGGCCGGGTTCCTGCGGCTCGCGCTCGAGTCCGGCGCGCCGGTGGTGCCCATCGGCGTGGTGGGCGCGGAGGAGCAGGCGCCGGCGCTCTTCGACCTGAAGCCCCTCGCGAAGCTGCTCTCGTTCCCGGCCTTCCCCATCACCCCCACCCTCCTGCCGTTCCCGCTGCCCTCGCGCTACCACATCCACTTCGGCGCCCCGATGCGCTTCCAGGGCTCGCCCGACGAGGAAGACGAGGCGCTCGAGCGCAAGGTGGCGGAGGTGGAGGGGGCGGTGCGGGGGCTGCTCGCGCGCGGCCTGGCCGAGCGCGAGCACGTCTACTGGTAG